One Mobula birostris isolate sMobBir1 chromosome 4, sMobBir1.hap1, whole genome shotgun sequence DNA window includes the following coding sequences:
- the gmnc gene encoding geminin coiled-coil domain-containing protein 1, with protein sequence MNTVLSCQDQPFVGDHSYECSSSLSTSASVDISMETWYSQWPGCILDNSAGSQREAPPREYFSIFDTSAQDDLRWTAHLSSQLHKNKQLQETLEQKEEELARLHEENSKLREYLNSTYVKSLEDKARKLLTQNGQKKRGIFKVKKRLFEEQEEADIYSTGPTYFSKRGRRDSALTDRSSSFSGQEEHCVPCVDTWVLKTLGLKDANTIDESSTANYSAIVSEVCPDYRREADYCADVTTQGQGTAASMDVHSPPCQLESCCSGGLVSASPYPLPPPSGVPPYPNKTCVAFSTSLSPHRNVKTHSFCQGQAFVQRDGGGGWRFTWVPSQRD encoded by the exons ATG AACACAGTCCTCTCCTGCCAGGACCAGCCCTTTGTAGGAGACCACAGCTATGAGTGTTCTTCCTCGCTCTCGACGTCAGCCTCTGTTGACATTTCCATGGAAACCTGGTACTCCCAATGGCCGGGCTGTATCCTGGACAACAGCGCAGGCAGCCAGCGAGAAGCTCCGCCGCGAG AATACTTCTCTATCTTTGACACCTCTGCCCAGGATGATCTCAGATGGACAGCCCATTTATCATCTCAGCTCCATAAAAACAAACAG CTCCAGGAGACACTTGAACAAAAGGAGGAAGAACTCGCCCGGCTCCACGAAGAAAACAGCAAGTTGAGGGAATACCTGAACTCCACTTATGTGAAATCCCTGGAAGACAAGGCGAGG AAATTGTTGACGCAAAATGGGCAGAAGAAAAGAGGGATCTTTAAAGTTAAGAAGCGTTTGTTTGAGGAACAGGAGGAAGCTGACATTTACTCGACAGGCCCCACCTACTTCTCCAAGAGGGGACGGAGAGACTCGGCTCTTACAGACCGAAGTAGCTCGTTCTCTGGCCAagaggagcactgtgttccttgtgTCGACACTTGGGTATTGAAGACTTTGGGATTAAAAGATGCCAACACCATTGACGAGAGTTCCACAGCTAACTACAGTGCCATTGTCAGCGAGGTGTGCCCCGATTACAGAAGGGAGGCTGACTACTGCGCGGACGTCACCACTCAGGGTCAAGGCACTGCTGCCTCGATGGATGTTCACAGCCCTCCTTGCCAGCTGGAGTCTTGCTGCAGCGGTGGGCTGGTCTCCGCCTCACCCTACCCCTTACCGCCTCCGTCCGGGGTGCCGCCTTACCCCAATAAAACCTGCGTGGCCTTCTCCACCTCTCTTAGCCCCCACCGCAACGTCAAAACGCATAGCTTCTGCCAAGGCCAGGCCTTTGTGCAGAGGgacgggggaggaggctggaggtttaCCTGGGTGCCCAGCCAGAGGGACTGA